A window of Candidatus Avedoeria danica genomic DNA:
CCTCGTTCTGCAGCTCGATCGCCACGTGCTCGAACACGTGCCCGAGCCACGTGCCCTCGCCTTCCCGCAGACGGCGGATGAAGCCGCCGGGCTCGCCGTACGAGCAGCCGTGCTCGTACAACCCTGGCAACGCACCCAGCAGCGGCTCGATGAACGATTCGCCCAGCCGCCCCGTCGGCCACGCCTCGAGTTCACACGTTCTGCGTGAGGATCTTCATAGACGACAACACCTCATTCCCCGCGGATTCAACCTCGCGTAGTGTACCGCATCCCACCACCCCGATTCCCGCCCCAGATGCCATGCCGCCGGCTGCGCTCCACCCACCGCGTAGGGGCGACGCGAACGCGTCGCCCGCAGGCCGTACGCCCCACACATCGCCCCGGCCTACCGCCCCGGCCCACCCGCCGCCCGCCCATCGCACCCACCCATCGCCCACGGAGCCGCCGACATCGGCGCCCAATGCCATCCCGCGCATCCGACGGAGGCGTGACGCGGGCATGCGGCCGATGGGGGGGTGCGTTGCATGGGGATCGGGCGACGCGTTCGCGTCGCCCCTACGCGGTGGGTTGTGGTGGACGCGGTGTGCCGGCATCATGGGCGGGCATCAAGGACACCGTGGGTATTGCAATGCCCCTCAATCACTACCACCTCGCCCTCCCCGTCTGGAACCGCCCCCCCTGGCGCGGTACGTTCTACACGCAGCGCACCCGTCCTGCCGACTTCCTGGCGGAGTACGCCTCCGTCTTCAACGCCGTTGAGGGCAACAGCACGTTCTACGCGCTGCCGTCCGCCGAGACGGTGCGGAAGTGGCGGGAGACCGTGCCGCCGGGGTTCCACTTCTGCTGGAAGGTGCCGCGCGCGATCACGCACGACCGGACGCTCGTCGACGCCGGCGCGGAGCTGGACGCGTTCCTCACGACGATCGCGCCGCTCGGCGACCGGCTCGGGCCGTGTCTGCTGCAGCTCGCGCCGTCCTTCGGGCCGGAGCAGCTGGGCGATCTGGCGCGCTTCCTCGAAGCGGCGGCCGAGGGCGCCGCGTCACGCGGCTTGGCGATGCGCTGGACGGTCGAGGTTCGCCACCCGGCGTTCTACCGCGACGCGGAGTTGGCCGCGGCCCTTTCCCTCATGCTCGCCGACCGCAGCGCCAGCCGCGCGGTCATGGACACCCGCGCCCTCCGCTCCGCCGCGCCCGCCGACGTCGCCCGGCCGCGTCCCGACGAGGTGGCCGAGGACACGGCGCGGAGGGTGAAGGAGGCGGCGGATGCGCGGCGGCAGAAGCCAAACCTGCCGCTGCCGCCGGACCTTTCGGCCGATTCGATCGGTCCGACGCCCATGCTCCGCTACGTCGCCCACCCCGATCCGGCCGCCAACGCGCCCTGGATCGTCGACTGGACGCGCGACGTGGCCGCGTGGATCCTCGCCGGCCGCCACCCGTACGTCGTCATCCATGCGCCGGACGATATCGACGGCGCGCCGATCGCGCGGCTGTGGCACGCGGCGCTCAGGGAAGCGATGGCGGAAGTGTCATCGACGGCGGGTGGCGGCGACAGGATGGACATCGGCGAGCTGCCGCCCTGGCCGGCGGAGCGAGGGCGGCAGCTCGGGTTGTTCAACTGAAGGGACGGAGCCGTCTTACGGCGTCGAATCCTCCGCCAACGCCCGCTCCCCCAGCGCCTGCACCGGCCGGTTGTTGCCGTCGAAGATCGCGGTGTAGGCGGCCAACTGCTCGGCCGACAGCTCGACGGGCGTCGTCATCACGTTCCAGGCCACGCCCTCCGAGCACGGCGGCGTCGTGAGCGAGCCGGCGTAGCGGAAGGTGGTCTGGACGGCGGGCAGGAGGGCGGCGGCGTCGACCATCGCCGTCACCTTCGTTTCGGGCGACTCGGCGGCCAGCAGGTTGTCCATCACCGCCTGGTAGGCCTCGTTCGCCGCGCCGTCGTTGAGCAGAACGCCGACGACGGCCAGCTTCTCGTCCGCCGACTTGTGCACGAGGTGGATCTCGGCTTCCGCCAGCACGCCGTCCACGCTGTGCTCGGACGGGGCGTGGAAGTGGAACTGCGCCAGGTCGTAGCGCATGCCGTCCAGCTCGATGTAGCTGCCGGCATCGTAGTTCACCTGGACGGTGTGTCCGTTATTGAGAATATTGATCGCGCTCGGGCTGTAGTGGAAGACGATGTTCGCCAGATCCGCCGCCGCGGGCTCGCCGATGTCGATGGGCGACTGCGCGGCGCCGCTGCCGCACGCGGCGAATTCCTCGCTGAGCGCGGCCCAATGATCAGGGCCTGCCTCGCCTTCGTAGGTCCAGTGCGGGGCGTCGTGCTCCGCCGGGGCGGCGGCGTGTTCGGCCGCCGTCGGCATGGCCACCGCCGGCTCGGCCGGCGCGGCTGCCTCTGGCGGGGCCTCCTGTGGGGCGCCGCAGGCCGTCAGGCCCGAAAGCAGGATCGAACACATGCCCATCAGGGCGATCGGGAACCGTTTGCTCAACGTTTTCTCCTTGGGTGAGCGCGTGCCGGCAGTGTATCGCGGCACGCAGGGTGCGTCCATCCCTGGACGAAGTCCGATCACTGCGCCCCGGCGGTCGGCTCGGCGCTTGCGGTCGCCTCCGCGGTCGCCTCGGCGCTTGCGGTCACCGTCGCCGTCGGCGTCGGCGTCGGCGGGACGGGCTCCTCGCGGAGGACGCGCGGCAGGTAGATCCGCGGCGGTGCCGGCGTCGGTGTCGGCTCGAGGGTGGCCGTGGCGGTGGCGGTCGGGGGCGGCGTGTTCGACGGCGTCGGGGTGGCGGTGGCGTCGGGGGTGGGTGTGGCCGTGCCGGGGGACCAGTCCGGCATGTAGCCGAACTCGAAGTTCGTGCCGACGTTCGGCGCCTGTGCGCCGCCGGCTGCGCCGAGCAGGCGCGTGATCGACTTCGTCGCCAGGTGGATGCGGTAGAGGCCGGCGTATTGCCCGCCCTGCCGAGTGGAGGCCGGGCCGATCGACGCGAATCCGGACGCGTCGAGTCCGGGCGCGATCGCGCGCAGGCCGGACCGGTAGATGTTGCCGAACAGGATCTCGTCGCCGTCCGGCGACCACGAGATCGTGTCGCTCGATCCGTCGATGTAGCGCTCGACGGATCCGGTGGCGAGGTCGAGGACGGCCAGCGTGCCGAACGAGAACGGTTGCGGACCGGTGATGAACGCCAGCTGTCCGCCGCCGGGTGCGAACCGCGGATGGCGCTCGTGGCTGGTGGGCCGCTCGACGAGAACCTCGGCGCCCGTGCCGTCCGTCCGGATCCGCCAGAGCTCCCAGCGATCCGTCGTGTTCGGCTTGTTGCTGCGGGCGGTGTAGACGATCGTCTCCCCGTCCGGCGACCAATCGGGCTCGCGCTCGTCGATGTCGGGCGTGTTCGTCAGGCGGCGGATGGTGCCCTTGGCGGTGCCGTCCTCGCACCAGATCTTCAGGTCGAGCCGCTTCTGATCGTCGTCGGACAGCCCGACGCCCCCGTCGTACACCAGGCACCGGCCGTCCGGCGACCATGCCGGATCGCCGCTCGTCCCGTCGCCCTCGACGACGGTGCGCGGCGCCCCACCCTCGCCGGGGAGGACGTGGATCGTCGTCAACCCCTTGGGATAGCTCGTGAACGACACGTGGCGGCCGTCGGGTGACCAGCGCGGCTGATCCTCGCCGGCGGCCGACTCGTCGATGTCCGACAGCCGGCGCTCGTTGCTGCCGTCCGGATCGCTCGTGAACATGTTGAACGTATCGAGCTCCTGGCGGGTGTAGACGATCCGACCGGACGCCGGCGTGCTGAATGGGTAGTCCTGCGCCAGCGCGCGCCCGGCCAGCGCCCCCACCAGCGCGACGGCCGCGATGAACGCGGCCGTCGAAGTTCGTCGCCCGTGCCATGTTCGGCGCCGCTGCCCGCGGCGCCCCAGTCCTCGTGTCGTCACCACTGTCCCCCTCCGCACGCGACGCGCCCGCCAAGGCGCTCTTGTCGGTCCATTATACGGTGGCGGGTGAAGGGGCGGCGGGTCGAAGGCGGCACCGCCGTTACGAACCGGCCACACTTCGTTTGCATTCTTCCCATCATCGGCTCATCCGGCCCTGCGATACTTGCGATCATCCAACCCCAGCCGACCGGCACCCCCGGCCGCCGGCACAACACCGAGAGAGGTTCCCCCATGAATCGCAAGACCACCCTTTCCATCGCCGCGCTCGCCTTCGCGCTGCTCGGCACCGTCGCCGTCGCCCGGACGGCCCTCGCCCACGGCCCGGGCGGCCGCGGCGGCGCCGGTGGCATGGGCCTCGCCGGCCTGGCGGGCCACGGCATGGGCCACGCCGGCGGCCAGGACGAGCGCGGCGAGCTCCTCGCCGCTGAGCTCGGCGTCACCGTCGATGAGCTGCAGGC
This region includes:
- a CDS encoding DUF72 domain-containing protein, translated to MPLNHYHLALPVWNRPPWRGTFYTQRTRPADFLAEYASVFNAVEGNSTFYALPSAETVRKWRETVPPGFHFCWKVPRAITHDRTLVDAGAELDAFLTTIAPLGDRLGPCLLQLAPSFGPEQLGDLARFLEAAAEGAASRGLAMRWTVEVRHPAFYRDAELAAALSLMLADRSASRAVMDTRALRSAAPADVARPRPDEVAEDTARRVKEAADARRQKPNLPLPPDLSADSIGPTPMLRYVAHPDPAANAPWIVDWTRDVAAWILAGRHPYVVIHAPDDIDGAPIARLWHAALREAMAEVSSTAGGGDRMDIGELPPWPAERGRQLGLFN
- a CDS encoding carbonic anhydrase family protein — encoded protein: MSKRFPIALMGMCSILLSGLTACGAPQEAPPEAAAPAEPAVAMPTAAEHAAAPAEHDAPHWTYEGEAGPDHWAALSEEFAACGSGAAQSPIDIGEPAAADLANIVFHYSPSAINILNNGHTVQVNYDAGSYIELDGMRYDLAQFHFHAPSEHSVDGVLAEAEIHLVHKSADEKLAVVGVLLNDGAANEAYQAVMDNLLAAESPETKVTAMVDAAALLPAVQTTFRYAGSLTTPPCSEGVAWNVMTTPVELSAEQLAAYTAIFDGNNRPVQALGERALAEDSTP
- a CDS encoding PD40 domain-containing protein: MTTRGLGRRGQRRRTWHGRRTSTAAFIAAVALVGALAGRALAQDYPFSTPASGRIVYTRQELDTFNMFTSDPDGSNERRLSDIDESAAGEDQPRWSPDGRHVSFTSYPKGLTTIHVLPGEGGAPRTVVEGDGTSGDPAWSPDGRCLVYDGGVGLSDDDQKRLDLKIWCEDGTAKGTIRRLTNTPDIDEREPDWSPDGETIVYTARSNKPNTTDRWELWRIRTDGTGAEVLVERPTSHERHPRFAPGGGQLAFITGPQPFSFGTLAVLDLATGSVERYIDGSSDTISWSPDGDEILFGNIYRSGLRAIAPGLDASGFASIGPASTRQGGQYAGLYRIHLATKSITRLLGAAGGAQAPNVGTNFEFGYMPDWSPGTATPTPDATATPTPSNTPPPTATATATLEPTPTPAPPRIYLPRVLREEPVPPTPTPTATVTASAEATAEATASAEPTAGAQ